In the Sorghum bicolor cultivar BTx623 chromosome 4, Sorghum_bicolor_NCBIv3, whole genome shotgun sequence genome, CGGCAGCAGCATGGATGGTGCATAGGCCCGACAACTTAGTGTCCAGGGTTCAGGATTTATGCCAAGTTTTGCATATGCACCATCCTTGTTATATAATTGTACTTGATTCTCAATTATCTTGTATCGATTGCTCTATTGGTTTCTTTGGAACTTAGTTCTTTGTTAATCTGGCACAGGTTTGAAGTTGCTGAACTCATGTCGGTTTGCTGGTTTGAAATACGTGGCAAGATACACAGCAAAATGCTTTCTCGAGACACAGCTTATGCAGCTTACATTGTGTTCAAGATACCCTTTGGATCCTATGGGCTGGATTATCCACCCCAGAAGGCATCAATTGACACGGTTGCAGGAAAGAAAATAATTCGCAAAGTCTGcctcaaaagctatgaaggtagGCATGTGAACCGTCAGGTCACAGTGCCCTTGGCGCCAGAATACAACAAGAGCTACCGGCTTGGGCATGGTAGAAACCCGGTGCTCCCTAAGGAAAGGACCGATGGTTGGATGGAGTTGGAGATGGGCGTGTTCTACAACAAGGAAGGTGATGATGGCGAGGTGCGCTTTAGCCTCCTGCAGACATCAGGTACTTCGAAGGAGGGTCTCATTGTTCAGGGCATTGAGATTAGACCCAAGAAACTAGGCTAAGGGTTTGTACTGTTACGGTCAAAGACTCATGAGGATGCACATTCATCGTTATGAGTCTTTGACCAAACAGTACAAATCATTTGCCATGCTATGGGTACAATAAGTTTAGTACCTTGTTATACCACCGGATGTCTAATGGATTCAACATGAGGTGAAATGAGGGGTAGCTAGGATGACTAGTACCTCTGGGCTCACTATCTAACCGTTCATAGACGGTTTGGCCGGACTCGGAAACGGTTGAGGCTCGAGTTATGCCTTATGTACCAACGGGTTATATGGGTTGTGACCGTTGTCTTTGATGAGAAAAACTTGTACCGAAAAACTCATACCCCTTTGCAAAGATTTGAATTTACCTCTTGTTCATGTCTCATAAATTTAGATTAGTGTTTGTTGGAAGGACTCGTGCAAGATCGAACTCCGCTTACTTACGTGTTCTTACATGTTCGAGCCCCATGCCATGTTATACTATGTGATGCTTAGGTGTAACAACTCTAATTAATATTCTCCTACcaatgcttttatgcaaaaccaACATTCTCTTCTTGATAATGCCAAATGCATGATTTATTGTTTACTGTCAACAGGTAAGTGAGTACACACGCATACATATGTTGCTACATTTTGAATTTTGCAGGTAAGAATGCCCCCTAGCATTTGGGTTCTTCTATATGCCCTTGATCCCTCAATGGATTAGGAGTACTAGAGGCCCTCCTTGATGAGAGGCATATGCCATGACTTGCTGAATCAAAATTATGTTGTTCAAGACTTTTGTTGTAGGACTTGTTTGTTTGTTCGTGTGACGAACTGCGTGTGAAACAATGGTTTTGTAATTTTGTTAATTGCGTTGTGAACTCGTGTGAGCTATGCAACTACTTGTTATAGATCCTGGAGAGACCGAATAGACGTAATGCCACGTGGTAGTACTAGGGATGGCCGGATTGGTCGAGATTGAGATTAGGCTTAAGTGTGGTCAGTGGATAAAAGCTTGGCTTAACCCCGGTGCGACAGGGGAGCGCTCCTGTAGTCCTGTCACGCCCTGCAAGTTGTTGCCCCCACCCTGGTCTACCTAGTGTGTTGATTCTGGTCATGCCGTTCTTAAACTAaacactactaaaaatagaatCATCCTATCTTAGTATCCCTAAACCAAACGCCACCCCTATGAGGCCTTGTTTGAATGTGTATGTATCTAACTCAAACCACATGTATTGGTGTGGATTAGAGtggaatttagtttaaattcaCACCAATTCATTTTAATACATGTGGATCGAGGTAAACATATATGCATCCAAAATAAGCTTCGAAGATGAAAATGATTTCCAGACTTAAACAAGCGACATAATCATGTACAGGTGAGCCTTTTAGGATCTTTGGAATGCAGTATTTTTTTTCGAATCTTTTATTTTTCATGTGAAAATAAGCTAAAAATTGCCGtatgatttttacaaaatcCCCATGCTCTAAAGAGTGCCGAGACAATATTGGGCCTAAACTGGTGGCATGGGCGAGACGGCCCAACTTTCATCTAGTCAGTTGGCTATCTCTATCTGGGGACGCAAAACCCATCCACCTTCTGAGATTTCAATCCTTCTTCCCCAGTGAATTTTTCTTCCGATCAGCCATCCCCGTCTCTCTCGCAAAATCCGAATCCTTCGGAGCAGTCATTCGATGGGGTCGGCGGCTGGCACCTGCGAGATCGTGCGCCTACCGGAGGACCTCCTCTCGGCGGCGCTCGCCCTCACCACACCGCGGGACGCCTGCCGCGCCGCTGCGGTCTCCCGCGCCTTCCGCGACGCCGCCGGGTCCGATGCCTTATGGGCCCGCTTCGTGCCCCGCGACCTCCCGCCGATCGCTAACGGGGTGCTCTCCGGCCCTGCGTCTCCGTCGAAGAAGGAGCGGTTCCTTCGCATCTCCGACCGCCATTGCCCCGTCTTACTCGCCGATGGCCTCAGGATACGGCCGGCCACCAAAAATCCTCTACTCGCCTATGGCTTCGAGGTACGGCCGCCCCCCAGCACGGCGCAGGTAGCATGTAGCAGTAATAATCTTCTTCTTCGATTGATCTGATTGGCGAACCGGCTTGTTGTTGCGTTCAGAGCATGTGGTTGGACAGGGGGAGCGGCTCCAAGTGCTACATGCTGCTAGCGAGGGGCCTGCACATCTCGTGGGGCGACGCGTGCTACTGGCGCTGGATGGATCTCCCCGACTCCAGGTTCGCTTGGCACAACCAGTTTCTTCTATATCTGGTTTCCAATTCTCACTCGAATTGTTGAAGCAAATATGTCCTGTGACAAATTCCCCCTGTTGCTGTTGGTGGTTTTGGCTTGCAATTTGGATTAGAGACTTGGTGTGTGGTAAAGTGCTAATTGTTTCAGAACGAGCACGGGCGGCTCATCTGACCTGTATTAATTTGTTCGAATTCTGCAATACCATGGTTTGGAAACAAAACTAACTCTGCGCCCGACAAGGAAGTACATGAGTATATATAACTGATGGAGTTGGCTTTAGACCCATCTCTATTGGTTTCTTACAATTTTGTCCTTTGTTAATCTGCCACAGGTTCGAAGTTGCTCATTTGCGGAATGTTTGCTGGTTCGAAATACGTGGCAAGATACACAGCAAAATGCTTTCTCGAGACACAGCTTATGCAGCTTACATTGTGTTCAAGACACTTGTTGAATCCAGTGGGCTAGATTATCCACCTCAGAAGGCATCAATTGACACAGTTGCAGGAAAGAAAAAAATTCGCAAAGTCTGCCTCCAAAGCTATGAAGGTAGGCA is a window encoding:
- the LOC8056425 gene encoding F-box protein PP2-B10; this translates as MGSAAGTCEIVRLPEDLLSAALALTTPRDACRAAAVSRAFRDAAGSDALWARFVPRDLPPIANGVLSGPASPSKKERFLRISDRHCPVLLADGLRIRPATKNPLLAYGFESMWLDRGSGSKCYMLLARGLHISWGDACYWRWMDLPDSRFEVAHLRNVCWFEIRGKIHSKMLSRDTAYAAYIVFKTLVESSGLDYPPQKASIDTVAGKKKIRKVCLQSYEGRHVNRQVTVPLTPEYNKSYRLGHGRNPVLPQERTDGWMELEMGVFYNKEGGDGEVRFSLLQTSRTSKRGLIVQGIEIRPKKLG
- the LOC110429515 gene encoding F-box protein PP2-B11-like isoform X2, with protein sequence MGSAAGTCEIARLPEDLLSAALALTTPRDACRAAAVSRAFRDAAGSYAVWTRFVPRDLPPVADGELAGPAPPSKKERFLRLSDCRCPVLLADGLRIQPVPKNPLLAYGLKSMWLDRGSGAKCYMLLERGLHISWGCTPCYWHWMNLPDSRFEVAELMSVCWFEIRGKIHSKMLSRDTAYAAYIVFKIPFGSYGLDYPPQKASIDTVAGKKIIRKVCLKSYEGRHVNRQVTVPLAPEYNKSYRLGHGRNPVLPKERTDGWMELEMGVFYNKEGDDGEVRFSLLQTSGTSKEGLIVQGIEIRPKKLG
- the LOC110429515 gene encoding F-box protein PP2-B11-like isoform X1, whose amino-acid sequence is MGSAAGTCEIARLPEDLLSAALALTTPRDACRAAAVSRAFRDAAGSYAVWTRFVPRDLPPVADGELAGPAPPSKKERFLRLSDCRCPVLLADGLRIQPVPKNPLLAYGLKACCCVQSMWLDRGSGAKCYMLLERGLHISWGCTPCYWHWMNLPDSRFEVAELMSVCWFEIRGKIHSKMLSRDTAYAAYIVFKIPFGSYGLDYPPQKASIDTVAGKKIIRKVCLKSYEGRHVNRQVTVPLAPEYNKSYRLGHGRNPVLPKERTDGWMELEMGVFYNKEGDDGEVRFSLLQTSGTSKEGLIVQGIEIRPKKLG